A window of the Desulfobotulus pelophilus genome harbors these coding sequences:
- a CDS encoding 4'-phosphopantetheinyl transferase family protein — MKYRNFWQAAPSFLPLSSVPFQLGAIPVALHLVCIPDVVAGLFPKEEDWSVWKTRKKLFLPEDVFPEGFSEAEKARFHGFAVAKRQMEWLCGRMAVKELVRTFLGDTRTGAGIAVENTEKGVPFLPDFPEYALSISHGGDYAAAGIVLEKGGTLGLDLEPDRERDTEALRRMAFSEEEWAFLSGKPEREILRHWTLKEAGLKLVGQGFHLPLKKLEILPGGMRVNGKEMEGLFCWTADIEGGHLLSLLYGKVESR; from the coding sequence ATGAAATACAGAAATTTTTGGCAAGCCGCCCCATCTTTTCTGCCTCTCTCCTCTGTTCCCTTCCAGCTGGGAGCCATTCCCGTGGCCCTGCATCTGGTCTGTATTCCGGATGTGGTGGCCGGATTATTTCCCAAAGAGGAAGACTGGTCTGTATGGAAAACACGGAAAAAACTGTTTCTTCCGGAAGATGTTTTTCCTGAGGGGTTTTCAGAAGCAGAAAAAGCCCGTTTTCATGGTTTTGCCGTTGCCAAGAGGCAGATGGAGTGGCTCTGCGGTCGCATGGCTGTGAAAGAGCTGGTGCGGACCTTTCTGGGGGATACGAGAACAGGGGCTGGTATAGCCGTGGAGAATACGGAAAAAGGGGTTCCTTTTCTACCGGATTTCCCCGAATATGCCCTTTCCATCAGCCATGGCGGCGATTATGCTGCGGCGGGGATTGTTCTTGAGAAGGGAGGAACGCTGGGGCTGGATCTGGAGCCGGACAGGGAGCGGGATACGGAAGCCCTGCGTCGCATGGCTTTTTCTGAAGAGGAATGGGCCTTTCTGTCCGGAAAGCCGGAGCGGGAGATCCTCCGGCACTGGACCCTGAAGGAGGCCGGGCTCAAGCTTGTGGGCCAGGGCTTTCATCTGCCCCTGAAAAAGCTTGAAATTCTGCCGGGGGGGATGAGGGTGAACGGGAAGGAGATGGAGGGGCTTTTCTGCTGGACAGCGGATATAGAGGGGGGGCACCTTCTGAGTCTTTTGTACGGGAAGGTGGAGAGCAGATAA
- a CDS encoding four helix bundle suffix domain-containing protein: MDSVKKQRFETPQDSKSEDLIPRKGNFKKLITYRKAEAIYDITYYFCTNFLRRGDRTTDQMVQAARSGKQNIVEGSAASATSGEMEIKLINVAKASLQELLMDYEDFLRTRGHRQWEADSVELAAMRKLGSSHNDSAFFMQMVKTRPPETIANMAIVLIKQNDYLLFRQLKALEEAFLKEGGMRERMTRMRLEARRNGGGKT, encoded by the coding sequence ATGGACTCTGTAAAAAAGCAACGATTTGAAACTCCTCAAGATTCTAAAAGTGAAGATCTGATTCCCCGCAAAGGCAACTTCAAAAAATTAATAACCTACAGGAAGGCGGAGGCAATCTATGATATAACCTACTATTTTTGCACAAACTTTTTAAGACGAGGAGACCGTACCACAGACCAGATGGTACAGGCAGCCCGTTCCGGAAAGCAGAATATCGTGGAAGGTTCGGCAGCTTCCGCCACATCAGGGGAAATGGAAATCAAGCTCATCAATGTTGCCAAAGCCAGTCTTCAGGAACTGCTCATGGACTATGAAGATTTTCTGAGAACCCGGGGGCACCGGCAGTGGGAAGCCGATTCCGTGGAGCTGGCAGCCATGCGAAAACTGGGAAGCAGCCACAACGACAGTGCCTTTTTCATGCAGATGGTAAAAACAAGGCCGCCCGAAACCATTGCCAACATGGCCATTGTACTCATCAAACAGAACGACTATCTGCTTTTCAGGCAGCTCAAAGCCCTTGAGGAAGCCTTTCTGAAGGAAGGCGGCATGCGGGAGAGAATGACACGCATGCGGCTGGAAGCCCGTCGCAATGGAGGAGGCAAGACATGA